A genomic region of Sulfobacillus acidophilus DSM 10332 contains the following coding sequences:
- a CDS encoding Ku protein (PFAM: Ku70/Ku80 beta-barrel domain~TIGRFAM: Ku protein, prokaryotic~COGs: COG1273 conserved hypothetical protein~InterPro IPR006164:IPR009187~KEGG: sth:STH1798 hypothetical protein~PFAM: DNA helicase, ATP-dependent, Ku type~SMART: DNA helicase, ATP-dependent, Ku type~SPTR: Probable DNA repair protein STH1798;~TIGRFAM: Ku, prokaryotic type): MMRSIFRGVIGFGLVAIPIQVYKAMESDHIDIHWLHRVCHNRIRYQKYCPVCDVVVEPDDLVKGVELPDGRTVVLPPDENPEPEADERSITILAFPRLADVDPVYYETAYWLKPAPGGTKPYALLVEALRQEERVALAEMRLRARRSLAVVRAYNERTLMLHRMYYPEHLRAEGQEFGPTAVELSEKERQLARTLIQVMAEPFRPERYPNEERARKLALIESLTPAAVKPSGVVANNQDVIDLMERLKASVSQIQAEREVQ; this comes from the coding sequence ATGATGCGCAGTATCTTCCGAGGTGTGATCGGGTTTGGACTGGTCGCGATACCCATCCAAGTTTATAAGGCGATGGAATCCGACCATATCGACATCCATTGGCTCCATCGCGTATGCCATAACCGGATTCGCTATCAGAAATATTGCCCGGTGTGCGACGTCGTGGTGGAACCGGATGATTTGGTCAAAGGGGTGGAACTACCGGACGGCCGAACAGTGGTGCTACCACCGGACGAAAACCCGGAACCGGAAGCGGATGAACGGAGCATTACGATTTTGGCCTTTCCCCGCCTGGCTGATGTCGATCCCGTCTACTATGAAACCGCCTATTGGTTAAAACCCGCCCCGGGGGGCACCAAACCTTATGCACTCTTGGTCGAGGCGTTACGGCAAGAAGAACGGGTGGCTCTGGCGGAGATGCGGCTCCGAGCCCGGCGATCCCTGGCGGTGGTGCGAGCTTATAATGAGCGAACCTTAATGCTCCACCGGATGTATTATCCGGAACACCTCCGGGCGGAAGGACAAGAGTTTGGGCCGACCGCCGTGGAGCTGTCGGAGAAAGAACGGCAATTGGCTCGTACGTTAATCCAAGTCATGGCGGAACCCTTTCGTCCGGAACGCTATCCAAATGAGGAGCGGGCTCGAAAACTTGCGCTCATTGAATCCTTAACCCCGGCGGCGGTGAAGCCGAGCGGAGTGGTAGCCAATAACCAGGACGTCATTGATTTGATGGAACGCCTCAAAGCATCGGTCAGCCAAATTCAAGCCGAGCGGGAGGTTCAATAG
- a CDS encoding sporulation protein YtfJ (PFAM: Sporulation protein YtfJ (Spore_YtfJ)~TIGRFAM: sporulation protein YtfJ~COGs: COG3874 conserved hypothetical protein~InterPro IPR014229~KEGG: mta:Moth_1358 hypothetical protein~PFAM: Sporulation protein YtfJ~SPTR: Putative uncharacterized protein;~TIGRFAM: Sporulation protein YtfJ): MEHLPSQPTPTTHPIEGLMKTAMESIKGMIDVNTVVGQPVETADGATIIPVSRVSLGFAAGGGEYWSRTGDGDGHPFGGGSGAGVTVHPVGFLVVHKDTVRLLSVDRGDIWESLANNAPQLIDQVQSLWKDQSQSKDHNHRSTIIDPTTAS, encoded by the coding sequence ATGGAACATCTACCCAGCCAGCCCACACCCACCACCCACCCCATCGAGGGCTTGATGAAAACCGCGATGGAATCGATTAAAGGCATGATAGACGTCAACACGGTGGTCGGTCAGCCGGTGGAAACCGCCGACGGCGCCACCATTATCCCGGTCTCGCGTGTCTCCTTAGGGTTCGCCGCCGGCGGTGGAGAATACTGGAGTCGAACCGGGGACGGAGACGGGCATCCCTTTGGCGGTGGTAGCGGTGCTGGCGTCACGGTTCATCCCGTAGGGTTTTTGGTCGTACACAAAGACACCGTGCGGTTATTGTCGGTTGACCGTGGGGACATTTGGGAATCGTTAGCCAATAATGCGCCTCAACTCATCGACCAAGTGCAGTCGCTTTGGAAAGATCAAAGTCAGTCCAAAGATCATAACCACCGATCCACCATTATTGATCCCACCACAGCCAGCTAA
- a CDS encoding condensin subunit ScpB (PFAM: Putative transcriptional regulators (Ypuh-like)~TIGRFAM: segregation and condensation protein B~COGs: COG1386 transcriptional regulator protein containing the HTH domain~InterPro IPR005234~KEGG: aac:Aaci_1735 chromosome segregation and condensation protein, ScpB~PFAM: Chromosome segregation/condensation protein ScpB, prokaryote~SPTR: Segregation and condensation protein B;~TIGRFAM: Chromosome segregation/condensation protein ScpB, prokaryote) — MNLVGLLEAILFLHPEGVSAEQLGHWLQVEDGRLRELLDRLEQQYRTCDSALSVDRAGPQIRLTTHPGWADAIVARLDDKKPEPLSHASWEVLAIIAYRQPITRLEIEAIRQTGSERALETLIARQLIEEVGRKDTPGRPILYGTTARFLTEFGLTSVDQLPPLTDTPA; from the coding sequence ATGAATCTCGTAGGTCTCTTGGAAGCCATTTTATTCTTACATCCGGAGGGTGTCTCTGCGGAACAACTGGGGCATTGGCTTCAAGTCGAGGACGGTCGTCTGCGAGAGCTGTTAGACCGTCTGGAACAACAATATCGGACCTGCGACAGCGCGCTGTCGGTGGATCGGGCAGGCCCCCAAATTCGTTTAACCACCCATCCCGGGTGGGCCGACGCAATAGTCGCGCGTTTGGACGACAAGAAACCCGAGCCGCTCTCCCATGCCAGTTGGGAAGTCCTCGCCATCATCGCCTATAGGCAACCCATCACGCGGCTGGAAATTGAAGCCATCCGCCAGACCGGTTCCGAGCGGGCCTTAGAGACCTTGATAGCCCGGCAGCTCATTGAGGAAGTGGGCCGCAAAGACACCCCGGGCCGTCCCATCCTTTACGGCACCACGGCCCGGTTTCTGACCGAATTCGGGTTAACCTCCGTAGACCAACTTCCGCCGCTAACCGACACGCCCGCATAA
- a CDS encoding tryptophanyl-tRNA synthetase (PFAM: tRNA synthetases class I (W and Y)~TIGRFAM: tryptophanyl-tRNA synthetase~COGs: COG0180 Tryptophanyl-tRNA synthetase~InterPro IPR002306:IPR002305~KEGG: aba:Acid345_3860 tryptophanyl-tRNA synthetase~PFAM: Aminoacyl-tRNA synthetase, class Ib~PRIAM: Tryptophan--tRNA ligase~SPTR: Tryptophanyl-tRNA synthetase;~TIGRFAM: Tryptophanyl-tRNA synthetase, class Ib) translates to MTTKVRVLSGMQPSGRLHLGNWKGALENWVRLQTHYDSLFMVADWHALTSGYHQTSAIPELTRAMVLDWLAAGIDPEQSVVFVQSAVPQHAELALLLGMITPLGWLERVPSYKDKLRELAQRDIHTYGFLGYPVLMTADIVLYRAGYVPVGQDQVPHVELTREIVRRFNGLYGDVLVEPEALLTEAKVLPGLDGRKMSKSYDNTIALSATAEEVTQKVRTMLTDPARVRKSDPGNPDVCPVYHLHQVFSSSATVAEVDRECRAAGIGCVDCKRKLAEAINTQLEPIRERRQAWESHPETVDDLLVAGAVRAQQIAEATMHDVRQSMHLTVGRE, encoded by the coding sequence GTGACAACCAAAGTCCGGGTGCTCTCCGGCATGCAACCGTCCGGCCGGTTGCACTTGGGGAATTGGAAAGGCGCGCTGGAAAATTGGGTACGGCTGCAAACCCATTACGATTCCTTGTTTATGGTGGCGGACTGGCATGCGTTGACCAGCGGTTACCATCAAACATCGGCCATCCCGGAACTGACGCGGGCGATGGTCTTAGACTGGCTGGCAGCCGGGATTGATCCCGAACAATCGGTCGTCTTTGTGCAGTCTGCTGTGCCGCAACACGCCGAGTTGGCGCTCCTTTTAGGCATGATAACGCCGTTAGGATGGTTGGAACGGGTGCCTAGCTATAAGGACAAGCTCCGCGAATTGGCCCAACGCGACATTCACACCTACGGGTTTTTAGGGTACCCGGTGTTAATGACGGCCGATATTGTATTATATCGTGCCGGGTACGTCCCGGTCGGACAAGACCAAGTGCCCCATGTTGAGCTCACACGCGAAATCGTGCGTCGATTTAACGGACTCTATGGCGATGTATTGGTCGAACCCGAGGCGTTATTGACGGAAGCGAAAGTCCTGCCGGGACTGGACGGCCGTAAGATGAGCAAGAGCTATGACAATACCATTGCCCTGTCGGCGACGGCCGAGGAGGTTACGCAGAAAGTCCGAACCATGTTGACCGATCCCGCCCGGGTGCGTAAAAGCGATCCCGGAAACCCGGACGTCTGCCCTGTCTATCACTTGCACCAAGTCTTTTCCTCGTCGGCCACCGTCGCCGAGGTCGACCGGGAATGCCGAGCCGCCGGCATCGGCTGTGTCGATTGTAAACGGAAATTGGCCGAGGCGATTAATACGCAGTTGGAACCGATTCGCGAACGGCGTCAGGCGTGGGAATCCCATCCCGAAACCGTCGACGACCTATTGGTTGCCGGAGCGGTCCGCGCCCAGCAAATTGCGGAGGCGACCATGCATGATGTCCGTCAGTCGATGCACCTGACGGTGGGGCGGGAATGA